A genome region from Planctomycetia bacterium includes the following:
- a CDS encoding SMP-30/gluconolactonase/LRE family protein — protein sequence MPKYVLTVIALTCLATTVVAEDKTTTLVAPGEKVKKLADGMKFTEGPVWIPAEKKLIFSDIPNSKLMQWSEADGLSVFRQSEQSNGNILDLQGRLISCQHAARNLVRTETDGSIKVLVDKFDGKRLNSPNDVAVRSDGTLWFTDPPWGLTGPAELPGHWVFKLDPTTGAIEAVIKDLAMPNGINFSPDESRLYVADTGGHARHPDPEIRKLPGRVYCYEVSKDGKLGKKLFHIDGGSDGMTLDVKGNLYTTHAGKVHIFDADGKQLEEIDVPEVPANVCFGGDDFRTLFITARTSLYSVRMTLPGAKAGGVK from the coding sequence ATGCCGAAATATGTTTTGACTGTAATTGCGCTAACGTGCCTTGCGACCACCGTGGTTGCCGAAGACAAGACCACGACGTTGGTCGCGCCCGGGGAGAAAGTGAAAAAGCTCGCCGACGGCATGAAGTTCACGGAAGGTCCCGTCTGGATTCCGGCAGAGAAGAAGCTGATCTTCTCCGACATTCCCAACAGCAAGCTGATGCAATGGAGCGAAGCCGATGGGCTCTCCGTTTTCAGGCAGAGCGAACAATCGAACGGCAACATCCTCGATCTGCAAGGTCGACTCATTTCGTGTCAGCATGCGGCCCGCAACCTCGTACGGACGGAGACCGACGGCAGCATTAAAGTCTTGGTCGATAAGTTCGACGGCAAGCGATTGAACTCACCCAACGATGTCGCGGTCCGTTCCGACGGCACGCTCTGGTTCACCGATCCGCCGTGGGGGCTGACCGGACCGGCCGAGCTTCCCGGCCACTGGGTGTTTAAGCTCGATCCGACGACAGGCGCGATCGAAGCCGTGATCAAAGATCTCGCCATGCCCAACGGCATCAACTTCTCGCCGGATGAAAGTCGCCTCTACGTCGCCGACACCGGCGGCCACGCGCGACACCCCGATCCCGAGATCCGAAAACTTCCGGGCCGCGTCTATTGCTACGAAGTGAGCAAAGACGGCAAGCTCGGAAAAAAGCTATTCCACATCGACGGAGGAAGCGACGGGATGACCCTCGACGTGAAAGGGAATCTCTACACCACGCACGCCGGCAAGGTGCATATCTTCGATGCCGACGGCAAGCAACTCGAAGAGATCGACGTTCCGGAAGTGCCGGCCAATGTCTGCTTCGGCGGCGATGATTTCCGCACGCTCTTCATCACGGCCCGCACCTCGCTCTACAGCGTCCGCATGACGCTGCCGGGCGCAAAAGCCGGCGGCGTGAAGTGA
- a CDS encoding DUF1552 domain-containing protein: protein MAHFLSQNWLLNRRHMLRGLGVAMALPLLDCMRPLRAAETKTRAKRSVFIYLPNGVNTIEYQMTTSGAGYKLSKPLESLEKHRQNITPISGLHHPHGLGNHHNCCTIWLTGGKIGQSERNTISVDQLMAQVTAPQTRYSSLELSNQGHSLAYSTDGIQLPAQGNPSVVFRELFEEPQGGIAKQRRGLQRRGSILDAVLDEARTLGGKLGQDDRGRLEQYLTSVREVEVRTERADTWLDTPRPKIAADVQARLNQNVSLERLGEYLRTMYDIIVLAFQTDLTRVATFSTGNEGSGPSVPEIGVKQDRHSLSHHNGNPKLLQDLLDSDAFNVKQFSYFLDRLSEVKDADGPLLDSTMALYGSGMAYGHSHGNASLPIVLAGGGKLGLKHGTHVDYNLVRDFKGYDKHAGIYFNPVNSKAHLSNVLLTMAQKMDVRTEKFADSNGTISEITA from the coding sequence ATGGCTCACTTCCTGTCGCAGAATTGGCTACTCAATCGTCGCCACATGCTGCGCGGCCTCGGCGTTGCGATGGCCTTGCCGCTGCTCGACTGCATGCGTCCGCTTCGCGCTGCCGAGACGAAGACGCGCGCTAAGCGAAGCGTGTTCATCTACTTGCCCAACGGCGTGAACACGATCGAATATCAGATGACCACTTCCGGCGCCGGCTATAAGCTGTCGAAGCCGTTGGAGTCGCTCGAGAAGCACCGGCAGAACATCACGCCGATCTCCGGCCTTCACCATCCGCATGGCCTCGGCAACCATCACAATTGCTGCACCATCTGGCTTACAGGCGGAAAGATCGGGCAGTCGGAGCGAAACACGATTTCGGTCGATCAGCTGATGGCGCAGGTCACCGCGCCGCAAACGCGCTACTCGTCGCTGGAGTTAAGCAACCAAGGTCATTCGTTGGCGTATAGCACCGACGGCATTCAATTGCCGGCGCAAGGCAACCCGAGCGTCGTATTTCGCGAGTTGTTCGAAGAGCCGCAGGGGGGTATCGCCAAACAACGGCGCGGCCTGCAACGCCGCGGAAGCATCCTGGATGCCGTTCTCGACGAAGCCCGCACGCTCGGCGGTAAGCTCGGCCAAGACGACCGGGGGCGGCTCGAGCAATACCTGACATCGGTACGTGAAGTCGAAGTCCGCACGGAACGCGCCGACACTTGGCTCGATACGCCTCGCCCGAAGATCGCGGCCGACGTACAAGCCCGCTTGAATCAAAACGTCTCGCTGGAACGCCTCGGCGAGTATCTACGCACGATGTACGACATCATCGTGCTCGCGTTTCAAACCGATCTCACGCGCGTCGCCACGTTCAGCACCGGGAACGAAGGGAGCGGCCCTTCGGTGCCCGAAATCGGCGTGAAACAAGATCGCCATTCGCTATCGCACCACAACGGCAACCCGAAACTGCTGCAAGACCTTTTGGACAGCGATGCGTTCAACGTCAAGCAGTTCAGCTACTTCCTCGACCGGCTCAGCGAAGTGAAGGACGCCGACGGCCCACTGCTCGACTCCACGATGGCCCTCTACGGCAGCGGCATGGCCTACGGCCATAGCCACGGCAACGCGAGCTTGCCGATCGTGCTCGCCGGCGGCGGCAAACTCGGCCTGAAGCACGGCACGCATGTCGACTACAATCTCGTTCGCGACTTCAAAGGCTACGACAAGCACGCCGGTATTTACTTCAACCCGGTCAACAGCAAGGCCCATCTCAGCAATGTGCTGCTGACGATGGCGCAGAAGATGGATGTCCGCACGGAAAAGTTCGCCGACAGCAACGGCACGATCTCGGAAATCACGGCCTAA
- a CDS encoding DegT/DnrJ/EryC1/StrS family aminotransferase, with product MIEFFNARVVDAPLSEEIQAAVARVLARGWYVLGPEVEQFEADFARYHGVAHAIGVANGTDAIELALRAAGIGPGDEVITVSHTAVPTVCAVERAGATPVLVDVDPVTYTMSPDAARAAITPRTKALLPVHLYGHPAELSELTALATQHGLLLVEDCAQAHGARYDGRRVGTFGAMGAFSFYPTKNLGGYGDGGAIITDDDALAARLRRLRNYGQRDRYHSIERGVNSRLDDLQAAILGVKLQSLDEWNERRRRLAERYDERLEGVDCPQLRAGQLSIEHVYHLYVVRSRTRDALRTRLETVGVKTQVHYPIPIHLQQAYHDLGYRRGSLPTTERLAEEILSLPLYPGLTTTQVDFICDAVRRNVRGAA from the coding sequence TTGATTGAGTTCTTCAATGCTCGCGTGGTCGATGCTCCGCTCAGCGAAGAAATCCAAGCGGCGGTCGCGCGCGTCTTGGCCCGCGGCTGGTATGTCTTAGGGCCGGAAGTCGAGCAGTTCGAGGCCGATTTCGCTCGCTATCACGGTGTCGCGCATGCCATCGGCGTCGCCAACGGCACCGATGCCATTGAGTTGGCGCTGCGCGCCGCCGGCATCGGTCCGGGCGATGAAGTGATCACGGTCTCGCATACCGCGGTTCCGACCGTGTGTGCCGTTGAACGCGCCGGCGCGACGCCGGTTTTGGTCGACGTCGACCCGGTGACTTATACCATGTCTCCCGATGCGGCACGCGCCGCCATCACGCCGCGTACGAAGGCGTTGTTGCCGGTCCATCTATACGGTCATCCCGCCGAGCTTTCCGAGCTCACCGCGCTGGCGACGCAACATGGATTGCTGCTCGTCGAAGACTGCGCCCAAGCTCATGGAGCGCGCTACGACGGGCGCCGCGTCGGCACATTCGGCGCAATGGGGGCCTTCAGCTTCTATCCTACGAAAAACTTAGGCGGTTACGGCGACGGCGGAGCCATCATTACCGACGACGACGCATTGGCCGCTCGTCTACGACGCCTGCGCAACTACGGCCAGCGCGACCGCTACCATTCCATCGAGCGGGGCGTAAATAGTCGCCTCGATGATCTGCAAGCCGCGATCTTGGGGGTGAAACTGCAAAGCCTCGATGAGTGGAACGAGCGCCGTCGCCGACTCGCTGAGCGCTACGACGAACGACTCGAAGGGGTCGATTGTCCGCAGCTACGCGCCGGGCAACTTTCGATCGAGCACGTTTATCATCTGTATGTCGTGCGCAGTCGCACGCGTGATGCTCTACGAACCCGCTTGGAAACGGTCGGCGTGAAGACGCAGGTTCATTACCCGATTCCCATCCACCTGCAGCAGGCCTATCACGACCTCGGGTATCGGCGCGGTTCGCTACCGACGACCGAACGCTTGGCTGAAGAGATCCTTTCGCTGCCGCTCTACCCAGGCCTGACGACGACGCAAGTCGACTTCATTTGCGACGCGGTTCGACGAAACGTCAGAGGGGCCGCCTAA
- a CDS encoding GDP-mannose 4,6-dehydratase, giving the protein MPSFIDPTHWQGTNVLITGGLGFIGSSLAIRLADLGAQVTLLDAMIPEYGGNLFNIEPVAERVRVNYGNICDEHAMSCLVRDQQYVFHLAGQVSHVLSLTNPYPDIEFNIKGTATVMEAVRRHAPDAKVIFTGTRGQYGATTDLPVNETASTNPRGIYEVSNLTAEKIILVYQQAHGINSVLLRLTNTYGPRAQMRHSHYGVANWFVRLVLDDGTIKVFGDGKIKRDFLYVDDCVEAILMSAVAPEAVGEVMNVGVDQPTNFLELAELLVELSGQGRWEFAPFSPERRAQEPGDFYSDISKIRRLVGWEPRCSLTDGLRSTLDYYRLHRDRYWQPEKVVTPLLRVAA; this is encoded by the coding sequence ATGCCATCGTTCATCGATCCGACGCATTGGCAAGGCACGAACGTGCTGATCACCGGCGGGCTCGGCTTCATCGGCTCGAGCTTAGCGATTCGCCTCGCGGACCTCGGTGCCCAAGTGACGCTGCTCGACGCAATGATTCCGGAATACGGCGGCAACCTGTTCAATATCGAGCCCGTCGCCGAGCGCGTGCGCGTCAACTACGGTAATATCTGCGATGAGCACGCGATGAGCTGCTTGGTCCGCGATCAGCAGTATGTGTTCCATCTGGCCGGTCAGGTGTCGCATGTCTTGAGCCTCACCAATCCTTATCCCGACATCGAATTCAACATCAAAGGGACGGCGACGGTGATGGAAGCCGTTCGCCGGCACGCGCCCGACGCGAAGGTCATCTTCACCGGCACGCGCGGGCAATACGGCGCCACGACCGATCTCCCCGTTAATGAAACCGCGTCGACGAACCCCCGTGGAATCTACGAGGTCTCTAATCTCACGGCCGAGAAGATCATTCTGGTTTATCAGCAAGCGCATGGGATCAACTCCGTGCTCCTGCGGCTGACCAACACTTACGGCCCGCGTGCTCAAATGCGGCACTCGCACTATGGGGTCGCTAATTGGTTCGTCCGTTTGGTGCTCGACGACGGCACGATCAAGGTCTTCGGCGACGGAAAGATCAAACGCGACTTCCTCTACGTCGACGATTGCGTCGAAGCGATCTTGATGTCGGCCGTCGCGCCGGAAGCGGTCGGCGAAGTGATGAACGTCGGCGTCGATCAGCCGACGAACTTCCTCGAACTCGCCGAGTTGCTCGTCGAGCTTTCCGGCCAAGGGCGCTGGGAGTTCGCACCGTTCTCGCCCGAACGTCGGGCACAAGAACCGGGCGATTTCTATTCGGACATCAGCAAGATTCGCCGTCTGGTCGGCTGGGAACCGCGCTGCTCGCTCACCGACGGCTTGCGAAGCACGCTCGACTACTATCGGCTGCATCGCGATCGGTATTGGCAGCCGGAAAAGGTCGTGACGCCGCTGTTGCGCGTGGCGGCTTGA
- a CDS encoding N-acetyltransferase: MNAVESTAQIAADAVIGERVVFGRHVTIYPGVTIGDDCRIFDNAVIGRPPMSAGNTTRAVDRSARPLSIGPGSIIGAGAVLYTGIQIGRQVLIGDLASMREGCLVEDEAVVGRGVQVMYDTTIKARSRIIDGAILTGNMLIEEDVFVGPGVVSINDNDVYLKRFGLAPFSVRGPILRRFCLVGAGANLAAGVEVGEGAIVAPQAMVTRDVLPWTIVAGVPAAVKRSVEERVRRQILEHFAILAV; this comes from the coding sequence ATGAATGCCGTTGAGTCAACCGCGCAGATCGCCGCCGACGCCGTGATCGGCGAACGCGTGGTCTTCGGCCGTCATGTCACCATCTATCCCGGCGTAACCATCGGCGACGATTGCCGAATCTTCGACAATGCCGTGATCGGTCGGCCTCCGATGTCGGCAGGGAATACCACGCGCGCGGTCGATCGCAGCGCGCGGCCGCTCAGCATCGGGCCCGGCTCGATCATTGGTGCCGGAGCCGTGCTGTACACGGGGATCCAAATCGGCCGGCAAGTGCTGATCGGCGATTTGGCGAGCATGCGCGAAGGCTGCCTCGTCGAAGACGAGGCAGTGGTCGGACGCGGTGTGCAGGTGATGTACGACACGACGATTAAGGCCCGCAGCCGAATCATCGACGGCGCGATCCTCACAGGCAACATGCTGATCGAAGAAGACGTCTTCGTCGGGCCCGGAGTGGTGAGCATCAACGATAACGACGTTTATCTCAAGCGCTTCGGCTTGGCTCCTTTCTCCGTCCGTGGTCCGATCTTGCGGCGCTTTTGCTTGGTCGGCGCCGGAGCGAATCTTGCGGCGGGGGTGGAAGTCGGCGAAGGGGCCATCGTGGCTCCGCAAGCGATGGTCACGCGCGATGTTCTGCCGTGGACGATCGTGGCCGGAGTGCCGGCCGCAGTAAAGCGATCGGTGGAAGAACGAGTACGGCGGCAGATCCTCGAGCACTTTGCGATTCTTGCCGTATAG
- a CDS encoding glycosyltransferase family 2 protein, whose product MSLVSIVVPVFNNSGSLADLLNRLAQLAGRHPTDEFEFILVDDGSSDDSYRVMERLAAREERLTLVKLSRNFGSNAAILAGLEHAAGDAVGVIAADLQDPPEMIDQMLAKWREGRKVVLAGRDTRDDPWLTCLMADTFYKLFRRFAIATMPPRGFDFFLIDRQVTDLVVATQERNAYLMGLILWLGFQPEVLYYHRAKRETRYGQSMWTFARKVRYFADAFVAFSYAPIRAATCLGILFCVLGAIYSTYIIVVRIGWGMAVDGWASTMVMLLMGFGGQMLITGILGEYLWRSLDETRGRPRYICESVKQGQAHRRPLRIG is encoded by the coding sequence ATGAGTTTGGTTTCCATCGTGGTTCCGGTGTTCAACAATTCCGGGAGCCTCGCCGATCTACTAAATCGCTTGGCTCAACTCGCCGGCCGCCATCCGACGGACGAGTTCGAGTTCATCCTCGTCGACGACGGTTCCAGCGACGATTCTTATCGCGTGATGGAACGGTTGGCGGCGCGCGAAGAGCGGCTGACGCTCGTCAAGCTCTCGCGCAACTTCGGTTCGAACGCCGCCATCTTGGCCGGGTTGGAACATGCCGCAGGTGATGCCGTCGGCGTGATCGCCGCCGATCTGCAGGATCCGCCGGAGATGATCGATCAGATGCTCGCCAAGTGGCGCGAGGGGCGCAAAGTGGTGCTGGCGGGGCGCGACACGCGCGACGACCCATGGCTTACTTGTTTGATGGCCGACACCTTCTATAAGTTGTTCCGTCGATTCGCTATCGCGACGATGCCTCCGCGCGGCTTCGACTTCTTTCTGATCGATCGCCAAGTGACCGATCTCGTCGTTGCCACTCAAGAGCGCAACGCTTACCTCATGGGCCTGATCCTCTGGCTCGGCTTTCAACCCGAGGTGTTGTACTACCATCGCGCGAAGCGCGAAACACGCTACGGCCAATCCATGTGGACGTTCGCCCGCAAGGTACGCTACTTTGCCGATGCATTCGTAGCTTTCTCTTACGCGCCGATTCGAGCCGCGACTTGCCTCGGCATTCTCTTTTGCGTGCTCGGTGCGATCTACAGCACCTATATCATCGTCGTGCGGATCGGCTGGGGCATGGCTGTCGATGGTTGGGCCTCGACGATGGTGATGCTGCTGATGGGCTTCGGCGGTCAGATGCTCATCACGGGAATCCTCGGAGAGTATCTCTGGCGCAGCCTCGATGAAACTCGCGGCCGTCCGCGCTATATTTGCGAAAGCGTCAAGCAGGGCCAAGCACATCGCAGGCCATTGCGGATCGGTTGA
- a CDS encoding M20/M25/M40 family metallo-hydrolase, translating to MPCARRLLGVSIGIFAALIVGNGGLVSGAELALRLSARNSVAIEDLKAHASVLADDTFEGREAGKRGSRAAAGYIIEKLKACGLKGGAADGTFIQPFDREHRNLLAVMPGNDAALSHEVIIVGAHYDHVGYGNSRNSFGPYGYIHNGADDNASGVAAVLETAQALTSIGGLRRTVVFAFWDAEEAGLFGSKHWIAHPTVPVENVTCFLNLDMIGRLRKNTIEVYGTRTAANLRKIISTANASAGIAMDYKWEIKEDSDHASFFRRLIPTVMFHTGRHGDYHRPSDDVEKLNFEGMQSICRLMVDVVIDLADSDQRTWFRMQSVNESVSDAGRDALERPIAALGPRLGISWRPGVSKDAGVYVSSVRAAGPAGRAGMKQGDRITAWDDIVPASDGEFERLVLRQSGPVKLTIVRPGLADPIVATVTPLGEPVRIGLSWAQDDAEPESVVVKRVVAGSPAAAAGLLDADRIYEVDGVQFRSSAEFEALLEKAGKRMTLIIDRKGIMQTLVCELDR from the coding sequence ATGCCATGTGCTCGTCGTCTGCTCGGTGTGTCGATCGGCATTTTCGCAGCGCTCATCGTCGGCAACGGCGGCCTCGTCTCAGGAGCCGAGTTGGCCCTTAGGCTTTCGGCTCGCAACTCCGTGGCGATCGAAGATCTTAAGGCGCATGCGTCGGTCTTGGCCGACGACACCTTCGAGGGGCGCGAAGCCGGCAAGCGCGGAAGTCGCGCCGCTGCGGGCTACATCATCGAAAAGCTCAAGGCTTGCGGCCTGAAGGGGGGGGCGGCCGACGGCACCTTCATTCAACCTTTCGATCGCGAGCATCGCAACTTGCTCGCCGTGATGCCAGGGAACGACGCCGCGCTCAGCCACGAAGTCATCATCGTCGGTGCGCATTACGACCACGTCGGCTACGGCAACTCGCGGAACAGCTTCGGCCCGTACGGTTACATACACAATGGCGCCGATGACAACGCCAGCGGGGTCGCGGCCGTGTTGGAAACGGCTCAAGCTCTCACTTCGATCGGCGGCTTGCGGCGCACCGTCGTCTTTGCCTTTTGGGACGCTGAAGAAGCCGGCTTATTCGGCTCGAAACATTGGATCGCGCACCCGACGGTTCCGGTAGAGAACGTCACCTGCTTCCTCAACCTCGATATGATCGGCCGCCTGCGAAAGAACACGATCGAAGTTTACGGTACCCGCACCGCTGCGAATTTGAGAAAGATCATCAGCACCGCGAATGCTTCCGCCGGCATAGCGATGGACTACAAGTGGGAGATCAAAGAAGACAGCGATCATGCGTCGTTCTTCCGCCGCCTCATCCCGACCGTGATGTTCCACACCGGTCGCCACGGCGACTATCACCGCCCCAGCGACGACGTCGAAAAATTGAACTTCGAAGGGATGCAAAGCATTTGCCGGTTGATGGTCGACGTCGTCATCGATCTCGCAGATTCCGATCAGCGCACTTGGTTTCGGATGCAATCGGTCAATGAATCGGTTTCGGATGCCGGACGAGATGCGCTAGAGCGGCCGATCGCCGCGCTCGGACCACGCTTGGGCATTTCTTGGCGGCCCGGGGTCTCGAAAGATGCCGGTGTCTATGTCTCGAGCGTGCGCGCCGCGGGGCCGGCGGGGCGTGCCGGTATGAAACAAGGGGATCGGATCACCGCCTGGGACGACATCGTGCCCGCCTCCGATGGAGAGTTCGAGCGATTGGTCTTGCGGCAATCAGGGCCGGTGAAGCTGACGATCGTTCGTCCCGGTCTTGCGGATCCGATCGTGGCGACGGTCACGCCGCTCGGCGAGCCCGTGCGCATCGGCCTGAGCTGGGCCCAAGACGATGCCGAGCCGGAGAGCGTAGTCGTGAAGCGAGTCGTCGCCGGTTCTCCTGCCGCGGCTGCCGGGCTACTGGATGCCGATCGCATCTACGAAGTCGACGGTGTGCAGTTCCGCTCATCGGCCGAATTCGAAGCGCTGCTCGAAAAAGCAGGCAAGCGGATGACGTTGATCATCGATCGCAAAGGGATCATGCAGACGCTGGTTTGCGAGCTCGATCGTTAG